In the Drosophila biarmipes strain raj3 chromosome X, RU_DBia_V1.1, whole genome shotgun sequence genome, one interval contains:
- the LOC108021942 gene encoding uncharacterized protein LOC108021942 — MSQQNAEKVVDDEQCVRCSHCMKVVRCSRYDTAGLIRHIELEHPDLFADASAKIRHIRWLLSSGRGSSGSGGSMTQTGRISNLSDAHTADGGECDKVKKRNSADAATRKPPTSTVNLGARKPQPGPCSQNQAGRKPKDNPCGTPKDLSRNKNHSYPKTKDHSSPATKTLPCPRTAPCCISVEELRLIRQASFKASVNKWCAYEGILSCPACGFMRRPVIKRAAEVDSGRCSWLKCLFPCLARPDEGKYLYCAKCMTFLGVYTRKSNSLTPNKEYA, encoded by the exons ATGTCCCAGCAGAACGCGGAGAAGGTCGTCGACGACGAGCAGTGCGTGCGCTGTTCGCACTGCATGAAGGTGGTGCGCTGCTCCCGCTACGACACCGCTGGCCTCATCCGCCACATCGAGCTGGAGCACCCGGACCTGTTCGCGGACGCCAGTGCCAAGATCAGGCACATCCGATGGCTGCTGTCCTCAGGACGTGGGtccagcggcagcggcggcagcatgACGCAGACCGGAAGGATTTCGAATCTTTCGGATGCCCACACTGCTGATGGAGGGGAGTGCG ATAAAGTCAAGAAGAGGAACTCAGCGGACGCCGCGACTCGAAAGCCGCCGACTTCCACGGTCAATTTAGGTGCCAGAAAGCCTCAGCCGGGTCCCTGCTCCCAGAACCAGGCCGGCAGAAAGCCCAAGGATAACCCGTGTGGCACACCAAAGGATCTGTCGAGGAACAAGAACCACTCGTACCCGAAGACCAAGGACCACTCCAGTCCAGCGACCAAGACCCTGCCGTGTCCAAGGACTGCCCCCTGCTGCATCTCCGTGGAGGAGTTGAGGCTGATCCGTCAGGCGTCCTTCAAGGCCTCCGTGAACAAGTGGTGTGCCTACGAGGGCATTCTCTCCTGCCCGGCCTGCGGCTTCATGCGGCGTCCGGTGATCAAGAGGGCCGCCGAGGTGGACTCCGGCCGGTGCTCCTGGCTGAAGTGCCTCTTTCCGTGCCTCGCTCGCCCCGACGAGGGCAAGTACCTCTACTGCGCCAAGTGCATGACCTTTCTGGGCGTCTACACTCGCAAAAGCAACAGCCTCACGCCGAACAAGGAATATGCCTAG